In one window of Burkholderia cenocepacia DNA:
- a CDS encoding DapH/DapD/GlmU-related protein: MTTDDRTTIIPRRTPESAAMVAEVKRAMAITARLNRLTFDDAADVRALFGELIGSQVDDGFMLIPPFHATGGAGMKLGRNVFVNQNCTFYDLGGLEIGDDVMIGPNVSLITSGHPVEPSRRRDGVIAKPIVIERNVWIGAGATIIGGVTIGENAVVAAAAVVTRDVPPNTLVGGNPAKIIRSIAE, translated from the coding sequence ATGACAACCGACGATCGCACCACGATCATTCCGCGCAGAACGCCCGAATCGGCGGCCATGGTGGCCGAGGTCAAGCGGGCGATGGCGATCACCGCGCGGCTCAACCGCCTGACGTTCGACGATGCGGCGGACGTACGCGCATTGTTCGGTGAACTGATCGGCTCGCAGGTGGACGACGGCTTCATGCTGATCCCGCCATTCCATGCGACGGGCGGCGCCGGTATGAAGCTCGGACGCAACGTGTTCGTCAATCAGAACTGCACGTTCTACGACCTGGGCGGACTCGAGATCGGCGACGACGTGATGATCGGCCCGAACGTCAGCCTGATCACGTCCGGTCATCCGGTCGAGCCTTCGCGGCGGCGCGACGGCGTGATCGCGAAGCCGATCGTGATCGAGCGGAACGTGTGGATCGGCGCGGGCGCGACGATCATCGGCGGCGTGACGATCGGCGAGAATGCGGTCGTCGCAGCCGCGGCCGTCGTCACCCGGGACGTCCCGCCGAATACGCTGGTCGGCGGCAATCCGGCGAAGATCATCCGGTCGATTGCCGAATAA
- a CDS encoding ion channel yields the protein MNVDSSSPASRGRGRKIWSGTRPVIAYGMPPLGWRDFYHRALTVSWPVFFLSLAVLFLLLNGGFATLYLLGHAPIANQSPAGFGGAFFFSVETLATVGYGDMHPQTVYAHLVATLEIFVGMSGIALATGLVFARFSRPQAKILFARYAIVRPLNGRMTLMVRAANARQNVIAEAQAKLRLMRVEGTHEGYSLRKIHDLPLVRNEHPIFLLGWNLMHVIDESSALFGETPESLAAREASLLITIEGSDETTAQVMQARHEWAHDAIRWGHRYVDLMHDEDGITHIDYTHFHEVVPIDVDTDERGSPGVVIDAGASAPGPAAQA from the coding sequence ATGAACGTCGATTCGTCCTCCCCAGCCTCCCGCGGCCGTGGCCGCAAGATCTGGTCGGGCACCCGCCCGGTGATCGCGTACGGGATGCCGCCGCTCGGCTGGCGCGACTTCTACCATCGCGCGCTGACGGTCAGCTGGCCCGTGTTCTTCCTGTCGCTCGCGGTGCTGTTCCTGCTGCTCAACGGCGGCTTCGCGACGCTCTACCTGCTCGGCCATGCGCCGATCGCGAACCAGTCGCCGGCCGGCTTCGGCGGCGCGTTCTTCTTCAGCGTCGAGACGCTTGCGACCGTCGGCTACGGCGACATGCATCCGCAGACGGTCTATGCGCACCTCGTCGCGACGTTGGAGATCTTCGTCGGGATGTCGGGCATCGCACTGGCCACGGGGCTCGTGTTCGCGCGGTTTTCGCGGCCGCAGGCGAAGATCCTGTTCGCGCGCTACGCGATCGTGCGGCCGCTCAACGGCCGGATGACGCTGATGGTGCGCGCCGCGAATGCCCGCCAGAACGTGATTGCCGAGGCGCAGGCGAAACTGCGGCTGATGCGCGTCGAAGGCACGCACGAGGGCTACTCGCTGCGCAAGATTCACGACCTGCCGCTCGTGCGCAACGAGCATCCGATCTTCCTGCTCGGCTGGAACCTGATGCACGTGATCGACGAGTCGAGCGCGCTGTTCGGCGAGACGCCCGAGTCGCTCGCCGCGCGCGAAGCGTCGCTGTTGATCACGATCGAGGGCTCGGACGAGACCACCGCGCAGGTCATGCAGGCGCGTCACGAGTGGGCACATGACGCGATCCGCTGGGGCCACCGCTATGTCGACCTGATGCACGATGAGGACGGCATCACGCATATCGATTACACGCATTTTCATGAAGTCGTGCCGATCGACGTCGATACCGACGAGCGCGGTTCGCCGGGCGTGGTGATTGACGCGGGTGCGTCGGCGCCGGGGCCGGCCGCGCAGGCGTGA
- a CDS encoding indolepyruvate ferredoxin oxidoreductase family protein — protein sequence MTARLPVDGTPALSDYRLTDNLTATRGRIFLTGTQALIRLLLMQRAVDTEQGLNTAGFVSGYRGSPLGMVDQQLWKAKKLLDASSVRFLPAINEELGGTAVLGTQRVEADPERTVEGVYAMWYGKGPGVDRAGDALKHGNAYGSSPHGGVLVVAGDDHGCVSSSMPHQSDFAMMAWHMPVVNPSNIADMLEFGLYGWALSRYSGAWVGFKAISETVESGSTVDLDALQTRWPAPEGFTPPAGGLHNRWPDLPSLTIEARLAAKLDAVRHFARANSIDKWIAPSAQANVGIVTCGKAHLDLMEALRRLDLTVADLDAAGVRIYKVGLSYPLEMTRIETFVDGLAEVLVIEEKGPVIEQQIKDYLYNRTEGARPRVLGKHDAAGACLLSELGELRPSRILPVFAAWLARHKPALDRRERVVDLVAPQILSNEADAVKRTPYFCSGCPHNTSTKVPEGSIAQAGIGCHFMASWMERDTTGLIQMGGEGVDWAAHAMFTNTKHVFQNLGDGTYFHSGILAIRQAVAAKANITYKILYNDAVAMTGGQPVDGSISVPQIARQVEAEGVSRFVVVSDEPEKYDGHHGQFPTGTTFHHRSELDAVQRELRETPGVTVLIYDQTCAAEKRRRRKKGEFPDPDKRLFINDAVCEGCGDCGVQSNCLSVEPLETPLGRKRRIDQSSCNKDYSCVNGFCPSFVTVEGAALKKAAGAAFDEAALAARVDALPVPATHLDAAPFDMLVTGVGGTGVVTVGALISMAAHLEGKSASVLDFMGFAQKGGSVLSFVRIASSDRWLNQVRIDTQQADVLLACDMVVGASAEALQTVRHVRTRIVVNTHRIPNASFVQNPDANLHADALLEKMHHAAGDGYLSSCDAQALAAKFLGDSIGANILMLGYAWQLGLVPVSHAAMMRAIELNNVAVPMNKLAFSIGRMAAGDAAGLDALWNARHAVAVHAAPETLAELIADREARLDAYGGARYVERYRALVNAARAKGDDALTRAVATTFYRLLAVKDEYEVARLYTDDAFRTALEAQFEGVPGQTYRVKFNLAPPTVAKAGSDGSTPKKRVFGQWIWPVLGMLARVRSLRGTWLDPFGRTVERKMERALADDYETTLTRAFAAMTPGNAAQVVQLADLHTRVRGFGHVKVRNLAGVKRAERELALQLGIDAATSAAVQHALDEMKGAGMLKGIPVVVAK from the coding sequence ATGACCGCCCGCCTGCCCGTCGACGGCACGCCTGCCCTGTCCGACTACCGCCTGACCGACAACCTGACCGCGACGCGCGGCCGGATCTTCCTGACCGGCACGCAGGCACTGATCCGCCTGCTGCTGATGCAGCGCGCGGTCGATACCGAACAGGGGCTCAACACGGCCGGCTTCGTCAGCGGCTATCGCGGTTCGCCGCTCGGCATGGTCGACCAGCAGCTGTGGAAGGCGAAGAAACTGCTCGACGCCAGCAGCGTGCGCTTCCTGCCCGCGATCAACGAGGAACTTGGCGGCACGGCCGTGCTCGGCACGCAGCGGGTCGAGGCCGACCCGGAGCGTACGGTCGAGGGCGTGTATGCGATGTGGTACGGCAAGGGACCGGGCGTCGATCGCGCGGGCGATGCGCTGAAGCACGGCAACGCGTACGGGTCGTCGCCGCACGGCGGCGTGCTGGTCGTCGCGGGCGACGACCATGGCTGCGTGTCGTCGTCGATGCCGCACCAGAGCGATTTCGCGATGATGGCGTGGCACATGCCGGTCGTGAACCCGTCGAACATCGCCGACATGCTCGAATTCGGCCTGTACGGCTGGGCGCTGTCGCGCTACTCGGGCGCGTGGGTCGGCTTCAAGGCGATCTCGGAAACGGTCGAGTCGGGCTCGACCGTCGACCTCGATGCATTGCAGACGCGCTGGCCGGCGCCGGAAGGCTTCACGCCGCCGGCGGGCGGCCTGCACAATCGTTGGCCCGACCTGCCGAGCCTCACGATCGAGGCGCGTCTCGCGGCGAAGCTCGACGCGGTGCGCCATTTCGCGCGTGCCAACAGCATCGACAAGTGGATCGCGCCGAGCGCGCAGGCGAACGTCGGCATCGTCACCTGCGGCAAGGCGCACCTCGACCTGATGGAAGCGCTGCGCCGCCTCGACCTGACGGTCGCCGATCTCGACGCGGCCGGCGTGCGGATCTACAAGGTCGGCCTGTCGTATCCGCTCGAAATGACGCGCATCGAAACCTTCGTCGACGGGCTCGCCGAAGTGCTGGTGATCGAGGAGAAGGGCCCGGTCATCGAGCAGCAGATCAAGGACTACCTGTACAACCGCACCGAAGGCGCCCGCCCGCGCGTGCTCGGCAAGCACGACGCGGCCGGTGCGTGCCTGCTGTCCGAGCTCGGCGAGCTGCGTCCGTCGCGCATCCTGCCGGTGTTCGCGGCATGGCTCGCGCGGCACAAGCCGGCGCTCGACCGGCGCGAGCGCGTGGTCGATCTCGTCGCGCCGCAGATCCTGTCGAACGAGGCCGACGCGGTGAAGCGCACGCCGTATTTCTGCTCGGGCTGCCCGCACAACACGTCGACGAAGGTGCCGGAAGGCTCGATCGCGCAGGCCGGCATCGGTTGCCATTTCATGGCGTCGTGGATGGAGCGCGACACGACGGGGCTGATCCAGATGGGCGGCGAGGGCGTCGACTGGGCCGCGCACGCGATGTTCACCAACACGAAGCACGTGTTCCAGAACCTCGGCGACGGCACCTACTTCCACTCGGGCATCCTCGCGATCCGCCAGGCGGTCGCCGCGAAAGCGAACATCACGTACAAGATCCTCTACAACGACGCGGTCGCGATGACGGGCGGCCAGCCGGTCGACGGCAGCATCTCGGTGCCGCAGATCGCGCGGCAGGTCGAGGCGGAAGGCGTGTCGCGCTTCGTCGTCGTGTCGGACGAACCGGAGAAGTACGACGGCCATCACGGGCAGTTCCCGACCGGCACGACGTTCCATCACCGCAGCGAACTCGACGCGGTGCAGCGCGAATTGCGCGAAACGCCCGGCGTCACCGTGCTGATCTACGACCAGACCTGCGCGGCCGAGAAGCGTCGCCGCCGCAAGAAAGGCGAATTCCCCGACCCGGACAAGCGTCTGTTCATCAACGATGCGGTGTGCGAAGGCTGCGGCGACTGCGGCGTGCAGTCGAACTGCCTGTCGGTCGAGCCGCTCGAGACGCCGCTCGGCCGCAAGCGCCGCATCGACCAGTCGTCGTGCAACAAGGACTATTCGTGCGTGAACGGCTTCTGTCCGAGCTTCGTGACGGTCGAAGGTGCGGCGCTGAAGAAGGCGGCCGGCGCCGCGTTCGACGAAGCGGCGCTCGCCGCGCGCGTCGACGCGCTGCCGGTGCCGGCGACGCACCTCGACGCGGCGCCGTTCGACATGCTCGTGACGGGCGTGGGCGGCACCGGCGTCGTGACGGTCGGCGCGCTGATCAGCATGGCCGCGCACCTCGAAGGCAAGAGCGCGTCGGTGCTCGACTTCATGGGCTTCGCGCAGAAGGGCGGCTCGGTGCTGTCGTTCGTGCGGATCGCGTCGAGCGACCGCTGGCTGAACCAGGTGCGCATCGACACGCAGCAGGCCGACGTGCTGCTCGCGTGCGACATGGTCGTCGGCGCGAGCGCCGAGGCGCTGCAGACGGTGCGTCACGTGCGCACGCGGATCGTCGTCAACACGCACCGGATTCCGAACGCGTCGTTCGTGCAGAACCCCGACGCGAACCTGCATGCGGACGCATTGCTTGAAAAAATGCACCATGCGGCCGGCGACGGCTACCTGTCGAGCTGCGACGCGCAGGCGCTCGCCGCGAAATTCCTCGGCGATTCGATCGGCGCGAACATCCTGATGCTCGGCTACGCGTGGCAGCTCGGCCTCGTGCCGGTGTCGCACGCCGCGATGATGCGCGCGATCGAGCTGAACAACGTCGCGGTGCCGATGAACAAGCTCGCGTTCTCGATCGGCCGGATGGCGGCCGGCGACGCGGCGGGTCTCGACGCGTTGTGGAACGCGCGTCATGCGGTGGCCGTCCACGCCGCGCCGGAGACGCTTGCCGAGCTGATCGCCGATCGCGAGGCGCGCCTCGATGCCTACGGCGGCGCGCGCTACGTCGAACGCTACCGTGCGCTGGTGAACGCGGCGCGCGCGAAGGGCGACGATGCGCTGACGCGCGCGGTCGCGACGACGTTCTACCGGCTGCTTGCGGTGAAGGACGAATACGAAGTCGCGCGGCTGTACACGGACGACGCGTTCCGCACCGCGCTCGAAGCGCAGTTCGAAGGCGTGCCGGGGCAGACGTACCGCGTGAAGTTCAACCTGGCGCCGCCGACGGTCGCGAAGGCCGGCAGCGACGGCAGCACGCCGAAGAAGCGCGTGTTCGGCCAGTGGATATGGCCGGTGCTCGGCATGCTGGCGCGCGTGCGCAGCCTGCGCGGTACGTGGCTCGATCCGTTCGGCCGCACGGTCGAGCGCAAGATGGAGCGCGCGCTGGCCGACGACTACGAAACGACGCTCACGCGTGCGTTCGCCGCGATGACCCCCGGCAATGCGGCGCAGGTCGTGCAACTGGCCGACCTGCACACGCGCGTGCGCGGCTTCGGTCACGTGAAGGTGCGCAACCTGGCCGGCGTGAAGCGTGCGGAACGCGAGCTCGCGCTGCAGCTCGGCATCGACGCGGCGACGAGCGCGGCCGTGCAGCATGCGCTCGACGAGATGAAGGGCGCGGGGATGCTGAAGGGGATTCCAGTCGTCGTCGCGAAGTAA
- the dapA gene encoding 4-hydroxy-tetrahydrodipicolinate synthase — MNTRFEGIWLPIITPFHHGEVDHAALARLARRYAAAGIAGFVAGATTGEGVLLDAREQDAVFATLRDAAPGLPIVVGLTASATHFAAARARELAALRPDGLLVTPPVYVRPTQDGIRRHVEAIVDAADLPVLVYNIPYRTGVNVELDTLQALACDSRVAGIKECGGTLDRMSRLVHDTPLAILSGDDNQNFAAMCAGAHGAIASSAHVLPEWHVRIHALLRDGRLADARRLSVALQPLVAALFAEPNPAPVKAVLAAQGWCEDGLRLPFVPASEGLRERLAAICATLEASAQITAAA, encoded by the coding sequence ATGAACACACGTTTCGAAGGTATCTGGCTGCCGATCATCACGCCGTTTCATCATGGCGAGGTCGACCATGCGGCGCTCGCGCGGCTCGCGCGCCGCTATGCGGCCGCGGGCATCGCAGGCTTCGTCGCGGGTGCGACGACCGGTGAAGGCGTGCTGCTCGACGCGCGCGAACAGGACGCGGTGTTCGCGACGCTGCGCGACGCGGCGCCCGGGCTGCCTATCGTCGTCGGGCTGACCGCGAGCGCGACGCACTTCGCGGCCGCCCGCGCGCGCGAACTCGCGGCGCTGCGCCCCGACGGGCTGCTCGTCACGCCACCCGTCTACGTGCGGCCGACGCAGGACGGCATCCGTCGCCATGTCGAAGCGATCGTCGACGCGGCCGACCTGCCGGTGCTCGTCTACAACATCCCGTACCGCACCGGCGTGAACGTCGAACTGGACACGCTGCAGGCGCTCGCGTGCGACTCGCGCGTCGCCGGCATCAAGGAATGCGGCGGTACGCTCGACCGGATGAGCCGGCTCGTGCACGACACGCCGCTCGCGATCCTGTCCGGCGACGACAACCAGAATTTCGCGGCGATGTGCGCGGGGGCGCACGGCGCGATCGCGAGCAGCGCGCACGTGCTGCCCGAATGGCATGTGCGCATCCACGCGCTACTGCGCGACGGGCGGCTCGCCGATGCGCGGCGCCTGTCGGTCGCGCTGCAGCCGCTCGTCGCGGCGCTGTTCGCGGAACCCAACCCGGCGCCGGTAAAGGCCGTGCTCGCCGCGCAAGGGTGGTGCGAGGACGGGTTGCGGCTGCCGTTCGTGCCGGCGAGCGAGGGGTTGCGGGAGCGGTTGGCGGCGATTTGCGCGACGCTCGAGGCGTCCGCGCAAATTACCGCGGCAGCGTAG
- a CDS encoding Na+/H+ antiporter yields the protein MEIVFTVLILLLTVALSGAVTRLLPLQLPLPLMQIAFGAMLAWPKLNLHVTFDPEIFMLLFIPPLLFADGWRIPKRELYLQRRAILMLAFGLVFMTVLAVGYFAHWLIPELPLPIAFALAAVLSPTDAVALSGIAGKGRIPPQLMHILEGEALMNDASGLVALKFAIAAALTGVFSLRAASVTFVIVAAGGLATGAIVSWVFSALSTRFLNAEQEGDPAPGIVMTLLVPFAAYLFAEHLDLSGVLAAVSAGMMMNYTSFSRKSTVASRVRAESTWAMIEFVFNGMVFIMLGLQLPHIIGRALVDAHHTSDALVGRMIFNVCAMMLALYAIRFLWVWLLRWFASRRAARHGLAGTMAGVRTIAVMTVGGVRGAVTLAGVLSIPVALSDGAPLPGRDTAIFIASAVILGSLIVGVIGLPLLLRGVRSTRNPLGNEERIARSAAAQAAIRAIDSSHDAISADLDESGAARCADISARVMDQYRRRLAALADDGPTPRAQAQQAETMELQMRIAAVRAERSALYRLRSDSKISDETLTKLLREIDLSETALSTRKKGIV from the coding sequence ATGGAAATCGTTTTCACAGTCCTCATTCTGCTGCTGACCGTCGCACTGTCCGGCGCCGTCACGCGCCTCCTGCCGTTGCAACTGCCGCTGCCGCTGATGCAGATCGCGTTCGGCGCGATGCTCGCGTGGCCGAAGCTGAACCTGCACGTCACGTTCGATCCCGAGATCTTCATGCTGCTGTTCATTCCGCCGCTGCTGTTCGCGGACGGCTGGCGAATTCCGAAACGCGAGCTTTACCTGCAGCGCCGCGCGATCCTGATGCTCGCGTTCGGGCTCGTGTTCATGACGGTACTCGCAGTGGGCTACTTCGCACACTGGCTGATTCCCGAGTTGCCGCTGCCGATCGCGTTCGCGCTCGCTGCGGTGCTGTCGCCGACCGACGCGGTCGCGCTGTCCGGCATCGCCGGCAAGGGTCGCATTCCGCCGCAACTGATGCACATCCTCGAAGGCGAGGCGCTGATGAACGACGCGTCAGGCCTCGTCGCGCTGAAGTTCGCGATCGCGGCCGCGCTGACGGGCGTGTTCTCGCTGCGCGCCGCGTCGGTCACATTCGTGATCGTCGCCGCCGGCGGGCTCGCGACGGGCGCGATCGTGTCGTGGGTGTTCAGCGCGCTGTCGACGCGCTTCCTGAATGCCGAGCAGGAAGGCGATCCGGCCCCGGGCATCGTGATGACGCTGCTGGTGCCGTTCGCGGCCTACCTGTTCGCCGAGCACCTCGACCTGTCGGGCGTGCTCGCGGCCGTGTCGGCCGGGATGATGATGAATTACACAAGCTTCTCGCGCAAAAGCACCGTCGCGTCGCGCGTGCGCGCCGAAAGCACGTGGGCGATGATCGAATTCGTGTTCAACGGCATGGTGTTCATCATGCTCGGGCTGCAGTTGCCGCACATCATCGGCCGCGCGCTCGTCGACGCGCACCATACGAGCGACGCGCTGGTCGGCCGCATGATCTTCAACGTCTGCGCGATGATGCTCGCGCTGTATGCGATCCGCTTCCTGTGGGTGTGGCTGCTGCGCTGGTTCGCGAGCCGCCGCGCCGCGCGCCATGGCCTCGCCGGCACGATGGCCGGCGTACGCACGATCGCGGTGATGACGGTCGGCGGCGTGCGCGGCGCGGTCACGCTCGCCGGCGTGCTGTCGATTCCGGTCGCGCTGTCCGACGGCGCGCCGCTGCCGGGCCGCGACACCGCGATCTTCATCGCGTCGGCCGTGATCCTCGGCTCGCTGATCGTCGGGGTGATCGGCCTGCCGCTGCTGCTGCGCGGCGTGCGCTCGACGCGCAACCCGCTCGGCAACGAGGAGCGCATCGCACGCTCGGCCGCCGCGCAGGCCGCGATCCGCGCGATCGATTCGTCGCACGACGCGATCTCGGCCGATCTCGACGAATCGGGCGCGGCGCGCTGCGCGGACATCTCCGCGCGCGTGATGGATCAATATCGCCGCCGGCTCGCCGCGCTGGCCGACGACGGCCCCACACCGCGCGCGCAAGCGCAGCAGGCCGAAACGATGGAGCTGCAGATGCGGATCGCGGCCGTGCGCGCGGAACGCTCGGCGCTGTACCGGTTGCGCAGCGACAGCAAGATTTCCGACGAGACGCTGACGAAGCTGCTTCGCGAGATCGACCTGTCTGAAACCGCGCTGTCGACGCGCAAGAAAGGCATTGTTTGA
- a CDS encoding glutathione S-transferase family protein, translating to MKLYYWPKTRAFRALWMLEEIGVVYELVPIDLRSHEQGSDAFVQVNPMAKLPALDDGSAPFAESGAVLLYLADRCPGAGLGVAPDDPLRGRFLQWMFFTPTCLEPAMAEKFTGASGNPVAFGWGNITRVQRALAQALAHSRWLVGERFTAADLLLASTLKIAFDAHLLPHEGVLGDYVARAEDRDAFRRAVAIEQREAARLLHA from the coding sequence ATGAAGCTCTACTACTGGCCGAAGACCCGGGCATTCCGGGCGCTGTGGATGCTCGAGGAAATCGGCGTGGTGTACGAACTCGTGCCGATCGACCTGCGCTCGCACGAACAGGGCAGCGACGCGTTCGTGCAGGTCAACCCGATGGCGAAGCTGCCCGCGCTCGACGACGGCAGCGCCCCGTTCGCCGAATCGGGCGCCGTGCTGCTCTATCTTGCCGACCGTTGCCCGGGCGCCGGGCTCGGCGTCGCGCCCGACGATCCGCTGCGCGGCCGCTTCCTCCAGTGGATGTTCTTCACGCCGACCTGCCTCGAACCGGCGATGGCCGAGAAATTCACCGGCGCATCGGGCAACCCGGTCGCGTTCGGCTGGGGCAATATCACGCGTGTGCAGCGCGCCCTCGCGCAAGCGCTCGCCCATAGCCGCTGGCTCGTCGGCGAACGCTTCACCGCCGCCGACCTGCTGCTCGCCAGCACGCTGAAGATCGCGTTCGACGCGCATCTGCTGCCGCACGAAGGCGTGCTCGGCGACTACGTCGCACGCGCCGAGGACCGCGACGCGTTCCGCCGCGCGGTCGCGATCGAACAGCGCGAAGCGGCGCGTCTGCTGCACGCATGA
- a CDS encoding EAL domain-containing protein, producing MTIVQQERPAAASPYRFEREMSSGLERLATQHRDLTLTTVFQPIFSLSHQRAVGYEALLRAHDALDRAVSPLDVFGEAARRDELLQLDRLAQALHLENFALLGAEREWLFLNVHPGVLTDPFQAAALLANLKRLGMPPRRIVLEVLEQRADDVERLAEAVREFRTHGFLIALDDFGAGHSNIERIWQLNPDIVKLDRIMLSHAAHRTGLTAILHGLVTLLHEAGKLVLVEGIETEHEAQIALSCEADFVQGYYFGRPAPGLPDSAAATGCIGELTERFRQQTEARERRDTQRLAPYLRAFERAAERLEAGEPLDEVCWNFLALDAAARCFLLDAQGRQSGRNVVLRADRALAEARFSPLADAQGANWLRRPYFRSAIAEPGRVQVTRPYLSINEAQPCVTLSVAVRVGDAQRVLCGDIDWLDDDAQVA from the coding sequence ATGACGATCGTGCAACAGGAGCGTCCGGCCGCCGCGTCGCCGTACCGGTTCGAGCGGGAGATGAGCTCCGGCCTCGAACGGCTGGCGACGCAGCACCGCGACCTGACGCTGACGACCGTGTTCCAGCCGATATTCAGCCTGTCGCATCAGCGCGCGGTGGGCTACGAGGCGCTGCTGCGCGCGCACGATGCGCTCGACCGCGCCGTGTCGCCGCTCGACGTGTTCGGCGAAGCCGCGCGCCGCGACGAACTGCTGCAGCTCGACCGGCTCGCGCAGGCGCTGCATCTGGAGAATTTCGCGCTGCTCGGCGCGGAGCGCGAGTGGCTGTTTCTCAACGTCCATCCCGGCGTGCTCACCGACCCGTTCCAGGCGGCCGCGCTGCTTGCGAACCTGAAGCGGCTCGGCATGCCGCCCCGCCGCATCGTGCTCGAGGTGCTCGAACAGCGCGCGGACGACGTCGAGCGGCTCGCGGAGGCCGTGCGCGAATTCCGCACGCACGGCTTCCTGATCGCGCTCGACGATTTCGGCGCGGGCCACTCGAACATCGAACGGATCTGGCAACTGAACCCGGACATCGTGAAGCTCGACCGCATCATGCTGTCGCACGCGGCGCACCGCACCGGGCTCACCGCGATCCTGCACGGGCTCGTGACGCTGCTGCACGAGGCCGGCAAGCTGGTGCTCGTCGAAGGGATCGAGACCGAGCACGAAGCGCAGATCGCGCTGTCGTGCGAGGCCGATTTCGTGCAGGGCTACTACTTCGGCCGCCCGGCACCGGGGCTGCCCGACAGCGCGGCCGCGACCGGCTGCATCGGCGAGCTGACCGAGCGCTTTCGTCAGCAGACCGAAGCGCGCGAGCGGCGCGACACGCAGCGGCTCGCACCGTACCTGCGCGCGTTCGAACGCGCGGCCGAGCGCCTCGAGGCCGGCGAGCCGCTCGACGAGGTGTGCTGGAATTTCCTCGCGCTCGACGCCGCCGCGCGCTGCTTCCTGCTCGACGCGCAGGGCCGGCAGTCGGGCCGCAACGTCGTGCTGCGCGCCGATCGCGCGCTGGCCGAGGCGCGCTTTTCGCCGCTGGCGGACGCGCAGGGCGCGAACTGGCTGCGCCGGCCGTATTTCCGCTCGGCGATCGCCGAGCCGGGGCGCGTGCAGGTCACGCGGCCGTACCTGTCGATCAATGAGGCGCAGCCGTGCGTGACGCTGTCGGTGGCCGTGCGCGTCGGCGATGCGCAGCGCGTGCTGTGCGGCGATATCGACTGGCTCGACGACGACGCGCAGGTCGCGTAG
- a CDS encoding sulfate ABC transporter substrate-binding protein, protein MASIKGIGRWLHTGAAAALVVAATAAHADTSILNVSYDVTRELYKDINASFAAAYKQKTGETVTIKQSHGASSAQALSVLQGLQADVVTMNQPNDIDLLAERGQLLPKDWRARFPDNSSPYSTTMVFLVRKGNPKAIKDWSDLAKPGVQVIIANPKTSGNGRYAYLAAWGFQKQKGATDQQALDFEKAIFRNVPVLDSGGRGATTTFTQRGIGDVLVTFENEVALMDTGASGAQFDAVYPSASILAEPPVAVVDKVVDKKGTRKVAQAYLDYLYTPEAQEIIAQHHLRPRDAAVLKKHAAEFKALKTFSVEQVFGSWANAQKTHFADGGTFDQVIVDRK, encoded by the coding sequence ATGGCAAGCATCAAGGGGATCGGCCGCTGGCTGCACACGGGCGCGGCGGCGGCGCTGGTCGTGGCGGCGACGGCCGCGCACGCGGATACGTCGATCCTGAACGTGTCGTACGACGTGACGCGCGAGCTGTACAAGGACATCAACGCGAGCTTTGCCGCCGCCTACAAGCAGAAGACCGGCGAGACGGTCACGATCAAGCAGTCGCACGGCGCATCGAGCGCGCAGGCGCTGTCGGTGCTGCAGGGGTTGCAGGCCGACGTCGTGACGATGAACCAGCCGAACGACATCGACCTGCTCGCCGAGCGCGGGCAGCTTCTGCCCAAGGACTGGCGCGCGCGCTTCCCGGACAACAGCTCGCCGTACTCGACGACGATGGTGTTCCTCGTGCGCAAGGGCAACCCGAAGGCGATCAAGGACTGGAGCGATCTCGCGAAGCCGGGCGTCCAGGTGATCATCGCGAACCCGAAGACGTCGGGCAACGGCCGCTATGCGTATCTCGCCGCATGGGGCTTCCAGAAGCAGAAGGGCGCGACCGACCAGCAGGCGCTCGACTTCGAGAAGGCGATCTTCCGCAACGTGCCGGTGCTCGATTCGGGCGGCCGCGGCGCGACGACGACGTTCACGCAGCGCGGCATCGGCGACGTGCTCGTCACGTTCGAGAACGAAGTCGCGCTGATGGACACGGGCGCATCGGGCGCGCAGTTCGACGCCGTATATCCGTCGGCGAGCATCCTCGCGGAGCCGCCGGTCGCCGTCGTCGACAAGGTGGTCGACAAGAAGGGCACGCGCAAGGTCGCGCAGGCGTATCTCGATTACCTGTACACGCCGGAAGCGCAGGAGATCATCGCGCAGCACCATTTGCGCCCGCGCGACGCGGCCGTGCTGAAGAAGCATGCGGCCGAGTTCAAGGCGCTGAAGACGTTCAGCGTCGAGCAGGTCTTCGGCAGCTGGGCGAACGCGCAGAAGACCCATTTCGCCGACGGCGGCACGTTCGACCAGGTGATCGTCGACCGGAAGTGA